Below is a genomic region from Lineus longissimus chromosome 4, tnLinLong1.2, whole genome shotgun sequence.
TGTGTTGGTGATATCTTGTCACTTAGAAACTAGAAGCAGCAACTGTGTGGTCAGTTATCCAGGGTAAGACAGACCAACACTGATGACCTGAACTCTTGTGTTAAAATGACTAGAAAAGACAAAAACCCTCCAAAAGAATGCAAACAATAATAACTATAATCACTAACAATATGGAATGTTTTTTTAGACGTCATCAAAGATACCCTTGCTTGGTCTAGACGCATGTCTTGGAGCATTGTAACGGTTAGTAGAATGGCTGGGCGGTTGGTGACGCCCCCCGGTGTCATTGTTAAGAGTTAAATCGAAGAGATCGGTATCCTCCTCATTAAAGTCGACCGGTTCGGCATGCTTGAGAAGCTCTGTTGAGTCGTTCTCGTCAGAACTTTGAGGTCGCAGGGACGAGCCTAAAAAAAACGCGAAAAAGGGTAAAGTTAGCAAAGGCTTACCAGTTCTGTTCTGAATCTGACAATCAATGGAAATCAAGGATAAAATGCAGTACCCCTGTCAAATCTGTCCGATTCGTGTCCACGGGTCTGGTAGTTTATGGGTGCGGCATGATCTAGCAGCCTGTCACGGTCACCTCCGCTGGTCGCGGACCGACGAGTGAGGTCACCTGGAGCACAAAGAAAATGGGAGCCAGTTAGAGACCTACGTTAAAGGATACAACGAGGTCACTATCACCAGGCGGTCACTCCAGCCAGGGAGGTAGGACGGGACTGTAATGTAGAAGGTGAAGCAAACTTGCACAAATACATGTGAAATTGCAGTGAAATATGGAAAAGGTAGAAATTATATAAAAAATTGCAGTGAAATATGGAAAAGGTAGAAATTATACAAAAAATTGCAGTGAAATATGGAAAAGGTAGAAATTATATAAAAAATTGCAGTGAAATATGGAAATGATGGGAGAAACAAGTTCTGCCACCAATCATTAGTTGAGACCTTAAGCAAAACCATGCCAAATCACGAGAACCAACCTTGAACAGCccaaatgaaatataaaatgagaatttaaaaaaagtttttcagCAGTCCCAAGCCAAACATAACCCTTGCTCAATACTGGTACATACTTTGGGGGAAAAAAGACGGACACAATAGCCAAATCAAAGCATCtttaatgcatgtcatgacatgtTTATCAATCCTTGGTAACAGATGTTATTCATGTATAAAGGGGGGGTcattcttcagcgttcgctcggcacttggaggtgattttctccagggagtattactcctccaaggcgggatgagcatttATGCGTGACCCTGCAGTAatgtgccaattgggtttatttgCCTCGTGAATCTGACTTCGGCGTGAGGTTGAGTCCaagcaagctactcatgtttctcacttggtggggtctttaacctgctctggcatagacaccagacacAAAGagcctcggttttaagtctcattcgtaGGACGGTGGAGAACCAGGAATTTAAGTTCGTTGAAAGCCAAGCtcgttcatccagaaatacaatcctgggttcacCCCGGGATCGCGTGGTagtcagcagtgttaaccaccaggctatgaaGCTCTGCAATACCACAAGATGTATTTTAATGCTTCTTGGGCATCAGCAATACTACGAGATGTAATTCAACCCTGCTTAAGCATCAGCAATAACACAAAATGTAATTTAACCCTGCTTAGGCATCTGCAATAACACAAAATGTAATTTAGCCCATGTTATGCATCAGCAATACCACAAGATGTAATTTGACCCTGCTTAAGCATAAGCAATACCTCAAAATGTAATTCAACCCGGCTTAGTAGCAGTATAAGCAATACCACAAGATGTTATTCAAACCCGCTTTAGCATCAGCAATACCACAAGATGTAATTCAACCCGGCTTAGGCATCAGCAACACCATGAGATGTAATTTGTCCTACCCTGGTCATTTCGAGCAAACTGGTCATTTGACGCAAACTGAATTTCATCAGGTGGAAAGTCGCCACCTCGAGTACGCCAAAGAGGTACAAGCACAACTGAAATTAGTGAATAGCAAGAATTTGAAGCAAAAAAGTTCATAGAAAGTGTTTGAAAGAGTGTACTCAGTTGAATCGCTCATACACGAATTCTAAAGATAAACATTTACATCACTTATTTTATCTTCTGATTGAAACTATGGagaaaaacatcaattttgtaGGCCCCTTTATCATCAATCGATTTCTCTACATTATTTCTGATGAAACACAGATAAATGATACTGGTCGATCTGCTCATTGCATTATTTGTCTGCGCTTTACGACATTTACCtgggttctccacagggttttctcaaagtAGGGTGTACCCTTAATATTCTtcaagttttgccagtgtgcaacacagggttgggtggccagcaatttaaggAAGGGTGGCCGTATAGAAACCCTTTaaaaaattctagagcaaggtagggtggctctacaAATGGAGGGTGGTGAGCTGCCAATGTAGGCTGGGctgccctgacaaatggccttgtggagaataCTGATTCAATATAATCATCACCTGGGATTTTCCCAGCTAAGCTAGAGACAGGTATAAagagtaaagtttgtttattatagtttCACcactaatgaaagggccagccagctttggcttatGGGACACTCTTTATTTCCAAGCTCCtctctctaatgccaggcgcatggcgagaaggcagtttgtatcCTTAACCTAACTAGCTGGTGGCTAACCAACCAGCCGCATTGGAAAGAGGTTACCACGGGCCCTCGAACCATCAACCCTTTATTCACAAGGCAGATGCCCCAACTACCATCGGTCTCTGTGTATTGGAAGACATCACCCATACTACTAGTACTAGTTAATACATTCTAGTTGGAGGCTTCTCAAGTTAAACAGGAAAACTTTTACATTCCCGAATGAACACTGAAATATTAAAGCTTGTGCTGTCGTCTGGTGGAAACATATTTATTAAAAGTGTACGAGATAATTTGGGCTGTTCAAAAGTCCTGACGTTCTCATAAACCATCCAAAGATTGGGTACATACAGATGAAATGAGGGTGGATTAAAGCAcaggggccggttgcacaaaagaaaaaaatagttaaaaatcactgttagtttatcttggcgttaacttaactccaaaaagttaatttgggttgcaagaaagaaaattatttaaaagtagcgttaagttaacgctaactttaactgacctcctaaccccaagataaatccctattttggagttagttgaaacaaaatggtggacaaccaggccctgtttgtggctttccagccattatttcaagctccacggcattttagagaaagaatcaaccacttggagttcttcaatgacaaaaaactttttaaaagataccgtttttgcagagaaaccattgttttgatagttgatatgctcagggaggacattgaaagtgccaccaacagaagccatgcaatttcgcctgaggtgcaagtcttgattgctctccgttattttgcatctggagctttctttgaagttattgggGACACTTTCGGTGTAGACAAAGCGAGTGTAAGTCGTGTGGTGCACAGGGTGGCTGGCCTGTTAGATGCTGCACGGGACGATTTTATTGTGTGGCCCCAGTCGGTGGAGGAGAGGCGTCGAATTCAAGCTGGATTCTATGCGATCGCACATTTTCCCAAAGTATTGGGATGCATCGACGGCACgcacatcagaataatatgcCCCAGTGAGCCACGTCCTGATGCTGATCACATCCCAGAACCAGCCAATGCTGCTGAGAATGACCAGGAGATGCGAGAtgaccagataggcctacatgctcctgatcctgcacatgcacctgcactgcccatgcctgcagatcgcgaaggcgaagccatggaagaagcagaacaacccgcgcaagttcctccagctccagcctacgaagcatcttttgtaaacaggaagggatatcactccatcaacgtgcaagcagtggttgacgataagggtaattacttttataattatacctgaaaacatgctaaatactagggccaatatccatgatatcaCAACAAGCGCCACATCctcgacatcatgacatgcaccatgACTGACATGCCTTTTTTGGTAAACGAACGTTGACCAATTCCATGATTGCCTGACCAACAAAACATATGGAATGCCATTTATGCAAAAATTATCTCTTGTACACTGTTGCTCATAAAGATAGAATACGCatagtttttgtattttttcatcgttaattgcatagaaacttgttgatgctgaaatatgttGAATATAATAAAATACGGAGTGGTCGTGTAATAATGATCAATAGCCCTCCTAactaaaatgatacatttccttttcaggaaaattcacCAATGTAGTTGCACGTTGGCCAGGGGCAACCCATGATGCCTTTATTTGGAGGAACAGTGACCTTAAAGAGCACCTGGAACTGACAAACCCCAGAGGTGAAGATGGACTGTTGCTAGGAGATAGTGGATACCCTTGTATGCCGTATCTCATCGTCCCGTACGGAGCACCCACAACAGAAGCCCAGCAGAGATTGAACACTTCCTTATGTGCCACAAGAGTGAGGATAGAACATGCCTTTGGAGTGTTAAAGAGGAGGTTCCATGTTCTCCATGGGGAGATTCGTATGCAGCCAGACCGTGTAGTTAAGATCATCTCTGCCTGTTTTGTCCTgcataatattgcaaagatGAGAGGAGAACGTGACCCCCGGCCAGAAGACGACGACAGTGatgacgaagaagatgatgaagatgatgatgaggagtatGCTGGCCCAAACTCTGGCAGTGTTTACAGGGACTACCTCGCCAATCGCTACTTTGCTTAATTGACTGTGATCCACTGCAACCTGAGTGAGGGGATATATCAAAACAGTGGAAGCTACAGccagtgaattttccaatttcaaacttaaaaacTATAACTATATGTATTGCATAATCAACACTCGCGTAAGAAatataccataacattttcatcatgtcactgacactgtagcttctaattttgatacattccctttgtgttttaaataacttgatatttactatatatttactatttaatatatttaatatttaaaaaattcaaatcctatAAACATAGATACTATTTACACATAAATTTACAGTTCAATGCCCGACAGACCCAAGAACTCCTTTTCCTTCAGCAGAGCAATCTCCAGCTGTAGCTTTTCTATTCGAAGGCCAGCCTCTTTCTGAAGAACTTCCTGAGTACGTGTTGTGGCCTTCTGCGTAACAAGAGTTGCCTCAAGGACCTCAAGCTGCATGTTAAATACATCCTGCTGAGTCTTCTGTCGGCACATGGCGTCTGTCAGCAGACCCTTCGCATGTGCTTTCCTGGCACCTAGGagagaatgaaacaaattatgacgggttaaatggatcacacagcacttcaattttgtcactttgtgaacggccagagctcattttagcacatttgattgatttatGTAGGGACTGCTTAAAATCAAGAAAGGCTTTCGCCATTCTAGAGTCCCAACTACTCACCAGTGACTTTGCAcagtttggccttctttttggCTGGATGCAGTATTAGACCCCGGGCCTAATAGCCTACTGAAAGACCGAACCTGTATCTAAtagcataccaagaattattgtGGCTCCCTCTATGTGTGTTTCGTGTGGTTGACGATCAAAGGTTGCCACAACCACTGCATCTGAGCAGtcgacatcaacatctgcagcttgatttactgaaaaattaaatgaaattatcataaaaaataattttactatttctaaattaaagacgcaTGATGTCTAACCGGGTCACTACAGTCGCTTTCTGtttctcagtaggcctacttgtatttcttccattgtataccggtaccaatgtaatgtatcatagtctaagaaatactcggctcttaattgacatgggcatatttatcatcgaGCTTCCAGCACCTTTAAATTAAACTTACCAGGAGTCCAACCAGCCAGATCAGGTAATGTAACAGGGAGGGAGACTGCTGCTGTAGCCTTTATAGGTGTggttactgaaaatattaacaaatgaaagttttaaagtgtaaagggaatgaatcacataaattggcgggaaaaatcaataaattctaattaaatccattgaaaatccaaatttctatggatattccattaaaacagggtgatgtcagcttaacaataggcctaatgtgtacaGTGGAGTCGGGAAATTTGCAAGCGCGTATTTGGAGCAGCGAATAAccacattttctgtacttttgtgcagttgaactaccttatctgctgatgaatttgatttatagagctatgaagtcaactactatggtactatttctaagtgacggtcatgaaaagctgtactttcggccgcttgaaaaatgcatgcatgcactgtcatgtcagcatgtacacatggtcgctatacacacaggaagtccaacagaaatggctggcagagtgccaatatcgatgcaggcaccagacgacatactttgaacttagccagggtagggccgagttgagcttaattccaccaatgtttttgaagattgacatcaggctatgaaatctagacctatgtaaggcttaggcctatgttcagaaatatatgctggtagaagtagatagcgttttatggcctaattaggctaaatcggagcctggtgtacctacctgcagactcaaatccaccagtgatgcctctgaatgctgcgtctttttcgaatgtttctattattctctgcagtgtagggtcggcctgtggcatctttccccctccgccagtccctctctggtgtttttgctgcagggaatggatctctttcgcctttgaaagctgctggttccatttttccctgcagttatccccggtccttgtggccactcccaaggaactaaccattagggcaatttcatcccatttgttttttttcattttgtttgtcacatctgacgaaaacttggatcgcaagatcccaagttcatttatgacaacatcggctaaaacttcggcttctgagtgtgaaaaatttggttttctctccctttttgtcttttgagatgaatgattctctatggaggcagccatcttgcatgtcttgctttcaatatgaggaccaaatgcattatgggaaatgtccctagcaactaacattgatttacttaaaagtagcgttagttaacattgggcctaacagtgatttgtgaaactcaattttagcgttatgttagctaacgctaagttagggactttaacataaaaagataaactaacatacttttatcaccataacttttgtgcaaccggccccagGTGTCTcgatatgtgacccgtcacagcaaaaccaggcgcatgttgctctgaccttggcaggttgagacggactgtttgttcatttttctgttgtctgccttttgtgaaatatgaggacattaatttcttccattatctcctagTGTCacttaggctcatcttctgtgcgacatgcgactggttttgctaggaCAGGTCAAATATGATAACACCAGGCAAGCACTTTTTGTGATTACGGTGTACCCTTGTAGATGGCACTATAAAGGTACATCCAAACTGCACAAAGTTTATAGAATGGCTACTTCTATTCCTTGTACATCcaggagagacaagaccactaatgaatattcataggttggagggtcgaggcctatcaattagacgagtgcatgtttttaactctcaagtacatatttggagaggtattgaaaaaatatttgctgtggcaagtctacagatataaagaaattatttgatgaaaaaattaatttcgattttgctaattgggtaatagggggcgtgttttgagttttttctgccagttggctgaaaagagtggaaatatcaaagtctgtctaatttgtcgattataaaaaaatttccgtggtcaatcaccagtttatttttcaccatttacttgcccgactgtccggaataacataatctaaatttcagattcacaacagcacgcattatttgatgcgtcacggtcaaacattgacaatttaactgctaaaaggcttaaaaaatcaattgtggtcttgtctcaggaaCCAACCTCTAGCTGGGCTCTATACAGGAACTCCACAAACTACATCAGTGTCGGCCAAGCATTATCTCGATACACTCCTCCTTTAATTTTAAGATTTGGGAACAATTTGGAAAATACACCATGGAAGAGGGAGAATTAATCAAGGATAGCCAAAGAAAAACTTGCGACATGAATCTTCTTGGTTGGCGCTGCAAATGTTTGCAATCTTATGGCAAATGGTAACATATCCTTTCCCTCAATAAAAAGATAGATCAAATGAACAAATGCATTGTTGACCATAAGATATGGCCTCATTAATGTTGATGCTAAGGTATAGCATcatcaatgttgacatttaagACAACATCAACGATCTTGATGCCTGGCTGCATGTGTCTTGACGTCTATTGTGTTGTGAATTGGCTGATCACAATATACTTCAGCCGGCAGTCGGCAGCaactgtggtgtagtggctgggactctcgactagcggtcaagaggtcccgggttcgatccccactgtcagcGTGAGATTGtgggcaggtctctttgtcttacttgcctctctgcacccaggtgtataaatgggtaccggtcagaaatgcacagattatagcgctggttgagcagctcatctgagatctactgaaaggtttcaggacagaaaggggttaaagtgtaaagtcggatgataacctacatcatagttgatatcagactataaaccctaaactttaactttaactttaatttcaacattgccatcaaAATGCAAATGCTCACAGCACCACCTCAGGAGATTTAAATCATAGTGATGGTTCCTGCTTTGGGATCTTgtaaaaaacaccaaaaagtTGTGCAAAACGCTAGAAAACTTATCAAATTCACCAGACCCCCTCTAAAATTGAGAACTTTCATTTGCTGAATGGTCGGAGTATAGAAATATTGCAACGGAGGGACACAGATTGTGTCTGTTGCAAGTCTAAAAGTGCCAGGACTGATCAGGAGAATCCTGATAAAAAGTATAATTTTAAAGAGATCACATTTGAAATGTTCAATATTTATAAGATATAAAAAATTTGAGAACCTGAAGAGGAAGTTCATGCCTCCTTCTAATTtgaggatttaaaaaaaaactctcTACTTGGGTAGGtcacaaatatttttatttttcatgggCGAATTTCTCAGTGTGTTAACACCAGTGCATCTCTGGTAGATTTTATGAGATGGTCATCATCTTTTCATTAGTGAAAAATCCCTGGCCCCCTGGTAGTCTCCAATGCGACTTATCCCTGTCAAATCTTACCAGGTGGTCGTCTTGGGGGTGGTGTATCATCGTGAGTGCTTTGGCGTTTCGTCTCACCAAATGTTTCTCTC
It encodes:
- the LOC135486066 gene encoding putative nuclease HARBI1 is translated as MRDDQIGLHAPDPAHAPALPMPADREGEAMEEAEQPAQVPPAPAYEASFVNRKGYHSINVQAVVDDKGKFTNVVARWPGATHDAFIWRNSDLKEHLELTNPRGEDGLLLGDSGYPCMPYLIVPYGAPTTEAQQRLNTSLCATRVRIEHAFGVLKRRFHVLHGEIRMQPDRVVKIISACFVLHNIAKMRGERDPRPEDDDSDDEEDDEDDDEEYAGPNSGSVYRDYLANRYFA
- the LOC135485952 gene encoding uncharacterized protein LOC135485952 gives rise to the protein MLVARDISHNAFGPHIESKTCKMAASIENHSSQKTKRERKPNFSHSEAEVLADVVINELGILRSKFSSDVTNKMKKNKWDEIALMVSSLGVATRTGDNCREKWNQQLSKAKEIHSLQQKHQRGTGGGGKMPQADPTLQRIIETFEKDAAFRGITGGFESAVTTPIKATAAVSLPVTLPDLAGWTPVNQAADVDVDCSDAVVVATFDRQPHETHIEGATIILGARKAHAKGLLTDAMCRQKTQQDVFNMQLEVLEATLVTQKATTRTQEVLQKEAGLRIEKLQLEIALLKEKEFLGLSGIEL